In Massilia antarctica, the following are encoded in one genomic region:
- the folC gene encoding bifunctional tetrahydrofolate synthase/dihydrofolate synthase — protein sequence MSTLPTTLPDWLALLESRHAEVHINMGLDRVRQVKERLGLAFNCPVIMVAGTNGKGSTCSMLEAILLRAGYKVGLYVKPHFLDFNERARINGEMASDAALIASFNAVEAQRGETDLTYFEFTTLAIMHLLAGSALDVAILEVGLGGRLDAVNVIDADVSIVTSIDIDHTDFLGTTREEIGFEKAGIFRPGKAAICSDPVPPPSLIAHAEAIGADLWLLGRDFNYSGDKQQWNYGGREQRRNSLAYPSLRGANQLLNASAALAALEVLRLELPVGAQEVRTGLVVVELPGRFQVLPGRPTVILDVAHNPHAASALAQNLGNMGFHPYTYAVFGIMQDKDIEGVIAPMAQYVDHWCVANLPSPRAAAPEALAATLAALAPGDAKPGERSVTTFADPALAFANAMSRAGENDRIVVFGSFYTVAGVMAARKSSHH from the coding sequence ATGTCCACTCTCCCCACCACCTTGCCCGACTGGCTGGCCCTGCTCGAATCGCGCCACGCCGAAGTCCACATCAACATGGGTCTGGACCGCGTGCGCCAAGTCAAGGAACGCTTGGGTCTCGCGTTCAACTGCCCGGTCATCATGGTGGCCGGCACCAACGGCAAGGGCTCGACCTGCTCGATGTTAGAGGCGATCCTGCTGCGCGCCGGCTACAAGGTGGGCCTGTACGTCAAGCCGCACTTCCTCGACTTTAACGAGCGCGCCCGCATCAATGGCGAGATGGCGTCCGACGCGGCCCTCATCGCCAGCTTCAACGCGGTCGAAGCGCAGCGCGGCGAGACCGACCTGACGTATTTCGAATTCACCACCCTGGCCATCATGCACCTGCTGGCCGGATCAGCGCTGGACGTGGCGATCCTGGAAGTGGGCCTGGGCGGGCGCCTGGACGCGGTCAACGTGATCGATGCCGACGTGTCCATCGTCACCTCGATCGATATCGACCACACCGACTTCCTCGGCACCACGCGTGAGGAGATCGGCTTCGAAAAGGCCGGCATTTTCCGGCCGGGCAAAGCAGCCATCTGCAGCGACCCGGTGCCGCCGCCATCCCTGATCGCGCACGCCGAAGCCATTGGTGCCGACCTGTGGCTGCTGGGGCGCGACTTCAATTATTCGGGCGACAAGCAGCAGTGGAACTACGGCGGGCGCGAACAGCGCCGCAATTCGCTGGCCTACCCGAGCCTGCGCGGGGCCAACCAGCTGCTCAATGCCTCGGCCGCACTGGCCGCGCTCGAAGTGCTGCGCCTGGAACTGCCGGTGGGCGCGCAGGAAGTGCGCACCGGGCTGGTGGTGGTCGAGCTGCCGGGGCGCTTCCAGGTGCTGCCGGGACGCCCGACCGTCATCCTCGACGTCGCCCACAACCCGCACGCGGCGTCGGCCCTGGCCCAGAACCTGGGCAACATGGGCTTCCATCCCTACACCTATGCCGTTTTCGGCATCATGCAGGACAAGGATATCGAAGGCGTGATCGCCCCGATGGCGCAATATGTCGACCACTGGTGCGTGGCCAACCTGCCATCGCCGCGTGCGGCCGCCCCGGAAGCGCTGGCCGCGACCCTGGCCGCGCTGGCGCCGGGCGACGCCAAACCGGGCGAACGCAGCGTCACTACCTTCGCCGATCCGGCCCTGGCTTTTGCAAATGCAATGAGTCGAGCCGGGGAGAATGATAGAATTGTGGTCTTTGGCTCCTTCTACACCGTCGCCGGTGTGATGGCTGCCCGAAAATCCTCACATCACTGA
- the accD gene encoding acetyl-CoA carboxylase, carboxyltransferase subunit beta, whose translation MSWLEKLLPPRIQRSDAAARKTMPEGLWVKCPSCEAVLYRTDLESNLHVCPKCSHHMRIRARERLDGLLDEGGRYEIGQETLPVDTLKFKDSKKYPDRLKAAMEATGETDALIVMGGAIMSLPVVVACFEFEFMGGSMGSVVGERFVRGAQIALEQKVPFICITATGGARMQEGLLSLMQMAKTTAMLTKLSEKKLPFISVLTDPTMGGVSASFAFMGDVVIAEPKALIGFAGPRVIENTVREKLPEGFQRAEFLVTKGAVDMIVDRRKMREEIARLLALLQDQALEVLA comes from the coding sequence ATGAGTTGGTTAGAGAAACTACTGCCCCCACGAATCCAGCGTTCCGACGCTGCCGCGCGCAAGACCATGCCCGAAGGCCTGTGGGTCAAGTGCCCCTCCTGCGAAGCCGTCCTGTACCGTACCGACCTCGAATCGAATCTCCACGTCTGCCCGAAATGCAGCCACCACATGCGCATCCGCGCCCGCGAGCGCCTCGATGGCCTGCTCGACGAAGGCGGCCGCTATGAAATCGGCCAGGAAACCCTGCCGGTCGATACGCTCAAGTTCAAAGACAGCAAAAAATACCCCGACCGCCTGAAAGCGGCGATGGAAGCGACCGGCGAGACCGATGCGCTGATCGTCATGGGCGGCGCCATCATGAGCTTGCCGGTGGTGGTGGCCTGTTTCGAATTCGAATTCATGGGCGGCTCCATGGGTTCCGTGGTCGGCGAGCGCTTCGTGCGTGGCGCCCAGATCGCGCTCGAACAGAAAGTGCCGTTCATCTGCATCACCGCCACCGGCGGCGCGCGCATGCAGGAAGGCTTGCTGTCGCTGATGCAAATGGCGAAAACCACGGCCATGCTGACCAAGCTGTCCGAGAAAAAGCTGCCCTTCATCAGCGTGCTGACCGACCCGACCATGGGCGGCGTGTCGGCTTCGTTCGCCTTCATGGGCGACGTGGTCATCGCCGAGCCGAAAGCGTTGATCGGCTTTGCCGGCCCGCGCGTGATCGAGAACACCGTGCGCGAAAAGCTGCCTGAAGGCTTCCAGCGCGCCGAATTCCTGGTCACCAAGGGCGCCGTCGACATGATCGTCGACCGCCGCAAGATGCGCGAAGAAATCGCGCGCCTGCTCGCGCTGCTGCAGGACCAGGCGCTTGAAGTCCTGGCCTGA
- a CDS encoding TIGR02450 family Trp-rich protein → MNPLHPKKLLLSKWTALAPVNKEKHFIVIKVIEPEQPGEAVEWVDLDAVHSRQTRRIAWKTLRDETQWRQGWL, encoded by the coding sequence ATGAATCCCTTGCATCCTAAAAAATTACTGCTTTCGAAATGGACTGCGCTTGCTCCCGTGAACAAGGAAAAGCATTTCATTGTCATCAAGGTGATCGAGCCCGAACAGCCCGGCGAGGCTGTGGAATGGGTCGATCTCGATGCCGTGCACAGCCGGCAGACGCGGCGGATCGCCTGGAAAACCTTGCGCGACGAAACGCAGTGGCGCCAGGGTTGGTTATAG
- a CDS encoding cellulose-binding domain-containing protein — MTLMHRLSTIAAACALCAAASAPASAASETYQWNSVAMGGGGFVSAVIPSKTQKGLAYARTDVGGAYRWDNTAARWVPLIDWASEDETGLLGVESIALDPKNPAKVYMLAGISYFSNGKTMILRSSDYGKTFIKTDVTALFKAHGNGMGRQTGERLQVDPGSSNILYVGTRANGLFKSSDSGATWARVSGLDVTTTPNENGISFVALDPASVVGGAAQRIVVGVSRFGYVAPNLYRSNDGGKTFAPVTGAPTDLMPQRVARASDGNLYVTYANGAGPHGHWAQPEPMDRGQIWKYNVGSGAWTNVTPSGISSAFSGISVAPDNPNNLVASTINTYQQQGNAWGDRIYTSANGGASWTDVIARGFAKDSAGVSWVGDKAIHWAGTVELDPFDTKAAWVSSGNGIFKTANINATPATWTFNVAGLEETVPLNLVSIPGGPLVSAIGDYDGFRHTDPTRYAPIHTPSIGSTTGLDFAARKTSVLARAGGNDNPGMYYSTDTGLTWKKTAAMNGKNGQVALSSDGTVLLHSPENSATSYRSTDFGSSWTAVNGLSVTAARPVADAVNPRKFYAYDNGRVFVSTDGGVSFAPKATLQSGGSKVIRAVPNREGELWVPLLSAGLARSTDSGATFGSIGSVSYAAAVGFGAAAPGATFPTVYIWGTVNGVKGVHRSVDTGATWVRVNDDAHQYGGPGNGQFVIGDMNRYGVVYMSTAGRGIAMGLPGGTTPPPIDPPPPVEPPTPTPVNQCVYQVRSQWPGGFNGAVQITNRGTSAMNGWSVSWTYSDGSKVASMWNAVLSGSNPYTATNVGWNAVIQPGQTVEFGFQGSSGSAGSQVPVLGGSACAKAAR; from the coding sequence ATGACTCTCATGCATCGACTCTCGACGATTGCAGCGGCTTGCGCCCTGTGCGCCGCCGCCTCCGCACCGGCCTCCGCCGCGTCCGAAACTTACCAATGGAACAGCGTCGCCATGGGCGGCGGTGGCTTCGTCTCGGCCGTGATTCCGAGCAAGACCCAAAAAGGCCTGGCGTATGCCCGCACCGATGTCGGCGGCGCTTACCGCTGGGACAATACCGCCGCGCGCTGGGTGCCGCTGATCGACTGGGCGTCGGAAGATGAAACGGGCCTGCTCGGCGTCGAATCGATTGCCCTCGACCCGAAAAATCCCGCCAAGGTGTACATGCTGGCCGGCATCAGCTACTTCAGCAATGGCAAGACCATGATCCTGCGTTCCTCGGATTACGGCAAAACCTTTATCAAGACCGATGTGACGGCCCTGTTCAAGGCGCACGGCAACGGCATGGGCCGCCAGACCGGCGAGCGCCTGCAAGTCGATCCCGGTTCGAGCAACATCCTGTACGTGGGTACCCGCGCCAACGGCCTGTTCAAGAGTAGCGACAGCGGCGCCACCTGGGCCCGCGTGAGTGGCCTGGATGTGACCACCACCCCCAACGAAAACGGCATCAGCTTCGTCGCACTTGATCCCGCCAGCGTGGTGGGTGGCGCGGCCCAGCGCATCGTGGTCGGCGTGTCGCGCTTCGGCTACGTGGCTCCCAATCTGTACCGCAGCAACGATGGCGGCAAGACCTTCGCGCCCGTCACCGGCGCGCCGACCGACCTGATGCCGCAGCGCGTGGCGCGCGCCAGCGACGGCAACCTGTACGTCACCTACGCCAACGGCGCCGGTCCGCACGGCCACTGGGCCCAGCCGGAACCGATGGACCGCGGCCAGATCTGGAAGTACAACGTCGGCAGCGGCGCCTGGACCAATGTCACGCCATCGGGCATCAGCTCGGCGTTCAGCGGCATCAGCGTGGCGCCCGACAATCCGAACAATCTGGTGGCCTCGACCATCAACACCTACCAGCAGCAGGGCAACGCCTGGGGCGACCGCATCTACACCTCGGCCAACGGCGGCGCCAGCTGGACTGACGTGATTGCCCGCGGCTTCGCCAAGGATAGCGCTGGCGTGTCCTGGGTCGGCGACAAGGCGATCCACTGGGCTGGCACGGTCGAGCTCGATCCTTTCGATACCAAGGCCGCGTGGGTGTCGTCGGGTAACGGCATTTTCAAGACTGCCAATATCAACGCGACCCCGGCCACCTGGACCTTCAACGTGGCCGGGCTGGAAGAAACCGTGCCGCTCAACCTGGTCAGCATCCCGGGCGGACCGCTGGTGTCGGCCATCGGCGACTACGATGGCTTCCGCCACACCGATCCGACCCGCTACGCGCCGATCCACACCCCATCGATCGGCAGCACCACCGGCCTCGATTTCGCTGCGCGCAAGACCTCGGTGCTGGCGCGCGCCGGCGGCAATGACAATCCGGGCATGTATTACTCGACCGACACCGGCCTCACCTGGAAAAAGACGGCGGCCATGAACGGCAAGAACGGCCAGGTCGCGCTCTCGTCCGACGGCACCGTCCTGCTGCACAGTCCGGAAAATTCGGCCACCAGCTACCGCTCGACCGACTTCGGATCGAGCTGGACCGCCGTGAATGGCTTGAGCGTGACCGCCGCCCGTCCGGTGGCCGATGCCGTCAACCCGCGCAAGTTTTACGCGTATGACAACGGCCGCGTGTTCGTCAGTACCGATGGCGGCGTCTCGTTCGCCCCGAAAGCGACCTTGCAGTCGGGCGGCTCCAAGGTGATCCGCGCGGTGCCGAACCGCGAAGGCGAGCTGTGGGTGCCTTTGTTGAGCGCCGGTCTGGCGCGCTCGACCGATTCCGGCGCGACCTTCGGCAGCATCGGCAGCGTGAGCTATGCCGCCGCGGTGGGTTTTGGCGCCGCCGCACCGGGCGCGACTTTCCCGACGGTGTATATCTGGGGGACGGTCAATGGTGTCAAGGGCGTGCACCGCTCGGTCGATACCGGCGCCACCTGGGTGCGCGTCAACGACGATGCCCACCAATACGGCGGACCGGGCAACGGCCAGTTCGTCATCGGCGACATGAACCGTTATGGCGTCGTGTACATGAGCACCGCCGGACGCGGCATCGCCATGGGCCTGCCGGGCGGAACCACGCCTCCGCCGATCGATCCGCCGCCACCGGTGGAACCGCCAACGCCGACGCCAGTCAACCAGTGCGTCTATCAGGTGCGCAGCCAGTGGCCGGGTGGATTCAACGGTGCGGTGCAGATCACCAACCGCGGCACCAGCGCCATGAACGGCTGGAGCGTGAGCTGGACCTACTCCGATGGCTCGAAAGTGGCCAGCATGTGGAACGCGGTCCTGAGCGGCAGCAACCCTTACACGGCGACCAACGTGGGCTGGAACGCGGTCATCCAGCCGGGTCAGACTGTCGAATTCGGCTTCCAGGGCAGCAGCGGCAGCGCCGGTTCCCAGGTACCGGTCCTGGGCGGCAGCGCCTGCGCCAAGGCCGCCAGGTAA
- the trpA gene encoding tryptophan synthase subunit alpha encodes MSRIAPTFAALAASKKTALVTFITAGDPGPEMTVPLMHALVAGGADVLELGVPFSDPMAEGPVIQRACERALKFNVGIGDVFGFVREFRKTDQSTPVVLMGYANPIERIGTDAFITRAKEVGADGAIVVDYPPEECEQFATAMRANGLDLIFLLAPTSTPERIAQVAKFGSGFSYYVSLKGVTGAGNIDVDDVARRLAPIREHVKLPIGVGFGIRDGETARAVAQVADAVVIGSRIIQEIEATPKDQAVEAVQRFVAGIRSALDR; translated from the coding sequence ATGTCCAGAATCGCACCAACCTTTGCCGCTTTGGCGGCCAGTAAAAAAACCGCGCTCGTTACCTTTATCACGGCGGGCGACCCGGGTCCGGAAATGACCGTGCCGCTGATGCACGCCCTCGTTGCCGGCGGCGCCGACGTCCTCGAACTGGGGGTGCCGTTTTCCGATCCGATGGCCGAAGGGCCGGTCATCCAGCGCGCCTGCGAGCGCGCGCTCAAGTTCAATGTCGGCATCGGCGACGTGTTTGGCTTCGTGCGCGAGTTCCGCAAAACGGATCAGAGCACGCCGGTGGTGCTGATGGGGTATGCCAACCCGATCGAGCGCATTGGCACCGATGCCTTCATCACGCGGGCGAAAGAAGTGGGCGCGGATGGCGCCATCGTGGTCGATTATCCACCCGAGGAGTGCGAGCAATTCGCCACGGCGATGCGTGCAAACGGGCTCGATCTGATCTTCCTGCTGGCGCCCACGTCGACCCCGGAGCGCATCGCCCAGGTGGCCAAATTCGGTAGCGGTTTTAGCTATTACGTGTCGCTCAAGGGCGTCACGGGAGCGGGCAATATCGATGTGGACGATGTGGCGCGCCGCCTGGCGCCGATCCGCGAGCACGTCAAGCTGCCCATCGGCGTGGGCTTCGGGATTCGCGATGGCGAAACCGCCAGGGCGGTGGCGCAGGTGGCCGACGCCGTGGTGATCGGCAGCCGCATCATCCAGGAGATCGAGGCGACGCCCAAGGACCAGGCGGTCGAGGCCGTGCAGCGCTTCGTCGCGGGAATTCGTAGCGCGCTCGACCGCTGA
- the trpB gene encoding tryptophan synthase subunit beta: MKNAPARGPAAPIFHTTDYQLPDARGHFGPYGGSFVAETLSHALAELKEAYAKYSHDPEFLDEFRYELKHFVGRPSPIYHAKRWSEQQGGAQIFFKREDLNHTGAHKINNVIGQALLAKRMGKPRIIAETGAGQHGVATATICARFGLECVVYMGSEDVKRQAQNVYRMKLLGATVVPVESGSKTLKDALNEAMRDWVTNIENTFYIIGTVAGPHPYPMMVRDFQSVIGEECLVQMPELTGRQPDYVLACIGGGSNAMGIFYPYIDDKNVKLIGVEAAGEGLDSGKHSASLTAGIPGVLHGNRTYLLQDENGQIIETHSVSAGLDYPGVGPEHAWLKDLGRAQYVSVTDDEALQAFHDCCHIEGIIPALESSHALAYAAKLAATLPKDQLILVNLSGRGDKDMHTVAERMGLDFS, encoded by the coding sequence ATGAAAAACGCACCTGCGCGCGGCCCTGCCGCCCCGATTTTCCATACCACCGACTACCAGCTGCCCGATGCGCGCGGCCACTTTGGCCCCTACGGCGGCTCGTTTGTCGCCGAAACCCTGAGCCATGCGCTGGCCGAGCTGAAAGAGGCGTACGCCAAATACAGCCACGACCCCGAGTTCCTCGACGAATTCCGCTATGAACTCAAGCACTTCGTCGGCCGTCCCTCGCCGATTTATCACGCCAAGCGCTGGTCCGAGCAGCAGGGCGGGGCGCAGATTTTCTTCAAGCGCGAAGACTTGAACCACACCGGCGCGCACAAGATCAATAACGTGATCGGCCAGGCGCTGCTGGCCAAGCGCATGGGCAAGCCGCGCATCATCGCCGAAACCGGCGCCGGCCAGCACGGCGTGGCTACGGCCACCATCTGCGCCCGTTTCGGGCTCGAATGTGTGGTCTACATGGGCAGCGAGGACGTCAAGCGCCAAGCCCAGAATGTGTACCGCATGAAGCTCCTGGGTGCGACCGTGGTGCCGGTGGAATCGGGCTCCAAGACGCTCAAGGACGCGCTTAATGAAGCGATGCGCGACTGGGTCACCAACATCGAAAACACCTTCTACATCATCGGCACGGTGGCCGGTCCGCACCCGTATCCGATGATGGTGCGCGACTTCCAGTCGGTCATCGGCGAGGAGTGCCTGGTGCAGATGCCGGAACTGACCGGACGCCAGCCCGACTACGTGCTGGCCTGTATCGGTGGCGGCTCGAACGCGATGGGGATTTTTTATCCTTACATCGACGACAAGAACGTCAAGCTGATCGGGGTGGAAGCGGCCGGCGAAGGGCTCGATTCGGGCAAGCATTCGGCGTCGCTCACGGCCGGCATTCCGGGCGTGTTGCACGGTAACCGCACCTATCTGCTGCAGGACGAGAACGGCCAGATCATCGAGACGCATTCGGTGTCTGCGGGCCTCGATTATCCTGGCGTGGGGCCGGAGCACGCGTGGTTGAAGGACCTGGGGCGGGCGCAGTACGTGTCGGTGACCGACGATGAAGCGCTGCAGGCGTTCCATGACTGCTGCCATATCGAAGGCATCATCCCGGCGCTGGAATCGTCGCACGCGCTGGCCTATGCGGCCAAGCTGGCGGCCACCTTGCCCAAGGACCAGCTGATCCTGGTGAACCTGTCGGGCCGCGGCGACAAGGACATGCACACGGTGGCGGAGCGGATGGGACTCGATTTCAGCTGA
- a CDS encoding phosphoribosylanthranilate isomerase, with product MQRTRIKICGLTRPQDVQAAVAAGADALGFVFYPKSPRYVTAAQAGALMSALPPFVSTVALFVNASIDEVRAVAAVAPFAQLQFHGDETVEQCAAIAAAVGRPFMRVFRVRPETTGADLLAEEALCRAASPLFSSLLLDTFVDAYGGAGKVFDWSVIPSELAPRVVLSGGLTVDTVAGAVRQVHPYAVDISSGVEQAKGIKDAAKIDAFSAAVRMADHQA from the coding sequence ATGCAACGCACACGCATCAAGATTTGCGGGCTGACCCGCCCCCAGGACGTCCAGGCGGCGGTGGCCGCGGGCGCCGATGCCCTCGGCTTCGTGTTCTACCCGAAAAGTCCGCGCTACGTGACGGCCGCGCAGGCCGGCGCCTTGATGTCGGCGCTGCCGCCGTTCGTCTCCACGGTGGCGCTGTTCGTCAACGCCAGCATCGACGAGGTGAGGGCGGTTGCCGCCGTGGCGCCGTTTGCGCAGCTGCAGTTCCATGGCGATGAAACGGTGGAGCAGTGTGCCGCCATCGCCGCCGCCGTCGGCCGTCCGTTCATGCGCGTGTTCCGCGTGCGTCCCGAGACCACGGGTGCCGACCTGCTGGCCGAAGAAGCGCTGTGCCGCGCCGCCAGCCCGCTGTTTTCAAGCCTGCTGCTCGACACCTTCGTGGACGCCTACGGCGGCGCCGGCAAGGTGTTCGACTGGAGCGTGATTCCGTCCGAACTGGCCCCGCGCGTGGTATTGAGCGGCGGCCTGACCGTCGACACGGTGGCCGGCGCGGTGCGCCAGGTGCATCCGTACGCGGTCGACATCAGCAGCGGCGTCGAACAGGCCAAGGGCATCAAGGATGCCGCCAAAATCGACGCTTTCAGCGCTGCCGTACGGATGGCCGATCACCAGGCCTGA
- the truA gene encoding tRNA pseudouridine(38-40) synthase TruA — protein sequence MKRIALGVQYDGTAFNGYQKQPDRNTVQDRLEIALEKFARIELATTCAGRTDTGVHALEQVVHFDTELSRSMQSWVRGVNAFLPDSIAVRWATDVPEHPGQEFHARFAAFARTYHYVLYNNPIRSPLLVGRAGWVFRPLDVDLMRAAAQCLVGTHDFSAFRSSQCQAKSPVKQMHAVNIERHGEVIVFTLRASAFLHHMVRNLIGSLIYVGQGRHTPAWLRDVLEGRDRNDAAPTFMPDGLYLAKIDYDPKWGLPHEAARPLPWF from the coding sequence TTGAAGCGAATAGCACTGGGAGTCCAGTACGACGGTACCGCCTTCAACGGCTACCAGAAGCAGCCAGACCGCAACACGGTGCAGGACCGGCTCGAAATCGCGCTCGAAAAATTCGCGCGGATCGAGCTGGCTACCACCTGCGCCGGCCGTACCGATACCGGCGTTCACGCGCTCGAACAGGTGGTCCACTTCGACACCGAGCTCTCGCGCAGCATGCAATCCTGGGTGCGCGGCGTGAATGCCTTTCTGCCCGATTCGATCGCCGTGCGCTGGGCCACCGACGTGCCCGAGCATCCGGGGCAGGAATTCCACGCCCGCTTCGCCGCCTTTGCGCGCACCTATCACTACGTCCTGTACAACAATCCGATCCGCTCGCCGCTGCTGGTGGGCCGCGCCGGCTGGGTATTCCGCCCGCTCGACGTGGACCTGATGCGCGCCGCCGCCCAATGCCTGGTCGGCACCCATGATTTTTCCGCCTTCCGTTCCTCGCAATGCCAGGCCAAGTCGCCGGTCAAGCAGATGCACGCGGTGAACATCGAGCGGCATGGTGAAGTGATCGTGTTCACCTTGCGCGCCAGCGCCTTCCTGCATCACATGGTGCGCAACCTGATCGGATCGCTGATCTATGTCGGCCAGGGGCGTCATACGCCCGCATGGCTGCGCGACGTGCTCGAAGGGCGCGACCGCAACGATGCCGCGCCCACCTTCATGCCCGATGGCCTGTACCTGGCCAAGATTGACTACGATCCGAAATGGGGCTTGCCGCACGAGGCGGCCCGTCCCTTGCCCTGGTTCTGA